The region ACATGGCGATGTTGGCGCGCAGCAGCGGATCGGCGAGCTTGCCGTCGTGATCGAGGCCGACGGTGGCGATCGCACCGTCGATCAGCGGATTGCCGCCGGTCGAGGCGAGGCCCATGCCGGAGATCATCTCGCGCTCGTGGCCGAGCAGATATTTGGCGACGTCCCAGCCCTTATTCTCTTCGTAGACGCGGTTGGCCTTGGGCACGCGGACATTGTCGAAGAAGGTTTCGCAGAACGGCGAATAGCCCGAGATCAGCAGGATCGGTTTGGTCGAGACGCCTTCGCTGGCCATGTCGAACAGCACGAAGCTGATGCCGCCCTGCTTGTTGGTCTTGTCGGTGCGCACCAGACAGAAGATCCAGTCGGCCTTGTCGGCATAGCTCGTCCAGACCTTCTGGCCGTTGACGATATAATCGTCGCCGTCGCTTTCGGCCGAGGTGGCGAGGCTGGCGAGATCGGACCCGGCGTTCGGCTCGCTATAGCCCTGGCACCAGCGGATTTCGCCACGCGCGATCTTGGTGAGGTGCGTGAGCTTCTGTTCTTCGGTGCCGTATTTCAGCAGTGCCGGCCCGAGCATCGAGATGCCGAAACTGTTCAGCGGGTTGCGGGCGCGGATCGCGGCCATTTCCTCGCGCAGGACCTTGGTTTCGGCCGGGGTGAGGCCACCGCCGCCGTACGCCTTAGGCCAGTCGGGCACGGTCCAGCCCTTGGATGCCATCGCGTCCATCCAGGATTTCTGGGCGGGCGTGAGCATGGACTGATCGCGGCCGCCCCAGACGGCGTCCTTTTCGGAGCGGACCGGTTCGCGCATTTCGGGAGGGCAGTTCTCGGCGAGCCAGGCGCGGGTTTCGGTGCGGAACTGGTCGAGATTCGTATCGGTCATGGCTTCTTCCTTCTTCTGTCCCCCTCTACCCGCTGGCGGGGAGGGTAGGGGAGAGGGGCAGTCTCGGGCGACACCGCTGCCGCACTGCCCCTCTCCCTCGCTTCGGCTTCGCCTCGCTTGCCCTCTCCCCGCAAACGGGGAGAGGGAAAATCAGTTGAACTTGCCGCCGGACTCCGCCTTGCTCTTCAGCAGTTCGGCGACCGTGAAACCGTGCTTCTCCAGGCCGGCGACGATCTTGGGCAGGCCTTCGGTGTCGGCCCAGAACATCGGGCCGCCGCGATAGACCGGCCAGCCGTAGCCGTAGATCCACACGACATCGATGTCCGAGGCGCGCTGCGCCATCTTTTCCTCAAGGATCAGGGCGCCTTCGTTGACCATCGTGTAGAGCGTCTTCTCGATGATCTCCTCGTCGCTGATCTCGCGCTTCCGCAGGTTGGACTTGCTGCGGAAATCCTCGATGATCTCGGCCACGCGCGGGGACGGGGTCGGGTTCCGCTTCTCGTCGTAATCGTAGAAGCCCTTCTGGGTCTTCTGGCCCCAGCGGCCTTCGGCGGCGAGCGCGTCGCGGATGCTTTCGATGCGGTTGGGATCGCGATGCCAGCCGATATCGACGCCGGCGAGATCGCTCATCTGGAACGGCCCCATCGGCATGCCGAACGCGACATGCACCTTGTCGATCTGTTCCGGCGTCGCGCCTTCCATCAGCAACTTCATCGCCTCGACCTGACGCGGTTTGAGCATGCGGTTGCCGATGAAGCCGTCGCATACGCCGGCGACGACCGCGACCTTCCTGATCTTCTTGGACAGCGCCATGACGGTGGCGAGCACGTCATCCGCCGTCTTCGCGCCGCGCACGACCTCGAGCAGCTTCATGACGTTGGCGGGCGAGAAGAAGTGCATGCCGACCACGTCCTGCGGACGGCTGGTGGCGGCGGCGATCTCGTTCACGTCGAGATAGGAGGTGTTCGAGGCGAGGATCGCGCCGGGCTTGCAGATGCCGTCGAGCTTGGCAAAGATCTCCTTCTTCACGTCCATATTCTCGTACACCGCCTCGATGATCAGGTCGCAATCGGCGAGTGCGGAGAAATCGAGCGTCGGGGTCAGCGCGCCCATCGCGGCTTCGACCTGTTCGGGCTTGAGGCGGCCCTTGGCGGCGCTGGCCTCGTAATTCTTGCGGATCACGCCAGTACCGCGATCCAGTGCCTCCTGCGCCATCTCGACGATCGTGACGGGGATGCCGGCGGACAGGAAGTTCATGCTGATCCCGCCGCCCATCGTGCCGGCGCCGATCACGCCGACCTTATTGATCGGGCGGAGCGCGATATCGGCGGCGATGCCGTCGATCTTGGCGGCCTGGCGCTCGGCGAAGAAGATGTGGCGCTGCGCGGCGGACTGCGTGCCCATCATCAGCTTCATGAATTCCTGGCGCTCGAACGCGATGCCGTCCTCGAACGACGAGCCGTCGGCGGCCTTTTCGACGCAGGCGATGTTGGCGGCGGGCGCGTCGAAGCCGCGGAACTTGCGGGCGTTCTCCTTCTTGAACGCGGCGACCGCTTCGGGATCGGCCTTGGCGGTCTTCTGGCTGGCGATCGGCAGCGGCTTAACGTCGGCGACCTCGCGGGCGAAGGCGATGGCGTCGGCGATGAGGCTGTCTTCACCCGCGAGGCGATCGATCAGGCCGGCGTCGAGCGCCTTCTTGGCGCTGATCGGGTCGCCCTTCGCGGTCATTTCGAGCGCGAGCGGCACGCCGGCGATGCGCGGAATACGCTGCGTGCCGCCGGCGCCGGGGAGCAGGCCGAGCTTCACCTCCGGCGTGCCGATCTTCGCGCTGGGCACGGCGATGCGGTAATGGCAACCAAGCGTGACTTCGCAGCCGCCGCCGAGCGCGGTGCCGTGGATCGCGGCGATCACCGGCTTGTCCGAGGCCTCGATCTGCTCGATCACTTCGCCAAGGCCGGGGCCAACCATCGGTTTGCCGAATTCGGTGATGTCGGCACCGGCGAAGAAGGTGCGCCCGTCGCAGCGGATGACCACGGCCTTGATCGCGGCATCGGCGGCGGCCTCCTTCAGCCCGGCCTCGAGGCCCTGACGGACGGCAGCTCCGAGCGCGTTCACCGGCGGGTTGTTGCTGATGATGACGAGCACGTCGTCATGGCGTTCGGTGGTGATCGGGCTGGTCATGATGGATCTCCTGGAATTTCGCGTCATCCCGGCGGAGGCCGGGATCGCTGGTTTGAGGCAAACGTTCCGCGTAAAACACGGCGGCCCCGGCCTTCGCCGGGGTGACGGCTAGGTCAGCGCGCTGTAGATCAACGTCTTCAACTCGCGGCGGATGGGGTAGGTGGAACTGGGCGACATCTGCGTCATGAACACCATCGTCAGGCGTTCGACCGGATCGACGAAGAAGGCGGTCGAGAACATGCCGCCCCAATAATATTCGCCGACCGAGCCGGGGATCATCGACCGCGCGACGTCGATGTTGACGGCGAAGCCCAGGCCGAAGCCGGTGCCGGCATTGGCCGCTTCGCTGAACAGCGATTTGGACATTCTGGAGAGGTCCGATCCGCCGGGGAGATGGTTCATCGTCATCAGGTCGATCGTCTTGCGCCCGACCAGGCGCGCGCCGTCCAGCTCTCCGCCGTTCAGCAGCATCGTGTTGAACCTGTGATAATCGAGCGCCGACGATACGAGACCGCCGCCACCCGAGACGAGCTTGGGCATATTGGCCCACAGGCTCTCCGCGCCGCGATCGTACATCACCCGGCCCCCCTTGGAACCATTGGCGCCGGGCACGAAGGCGTAGCAATCGGTCAGCCGATCGATCTTGTCGGCGGGGACGGCGAAGAAGGTGTCGTGCATCTTGAGCGGTGCGAAGATGCGGGTGGCGAAGAAGTCCGCCAGCGGCAGGCCCGACACGCGCTGCACGACCGCGCCCAGCACATCGGTGGAGACGGAATAATTCCACGACGTGCCGGGCGAGAATTCGAGCGGCAGCCTGGCAAGCGCGCCGACGAAACCATCGAGATCGTGGTTGCCGTGCCAATTGTCGATCTTGCCGGCGCGGTAGGCGGCATCGACGTTGGAGCGATACTGGAAGCCGTAGGTCAGGCCCGACGTGTGGCGCAGCAGATCGACCATGCGCATCGGCTCGGCGGTGGGAAGCGTGCCGAAGGGCACGTCGCCGCCGCCGCCGTTGAACACCCCGATGTCCTTGAATTCGGGCAGCACATGGTGGACCGGCGTGTCGATCGCGACCTTGCCTTCCTCGACCAGCATCATGAACGCGATCGAGGTGATCGGCTTGGTCATGCTGGCGACGCGGAACAGCGAACCTTCGTCGACCGGTTTGCCGCCCTCTCGTGCCGGGCCCTGGCTGCCGAAATGGACGATCTCGCCGTCGCGGGCGAGCAGGATCTGGGTGTTCGCGAGCTTGCCGGAATCGATATAGCGTTCCTTCAGCAACGCATCGATGCGGGCCAGGCGGCTACCGTCGAAACCCAGCTTGTCCGGCTTTGCGATTTTCATGCGGTCGCCCATACCTCTAATTCGAAACCGGCAACGAACCGGCGCGCATCCTACTGCCTTCAGCCCTATTGCCTTGAGTGCGGCGTGAATCAACACTAAACGGGCGCAAAGCGGCAGATAAGCCAAACCCGAAGTTCAGATTTGGAGAGATGTGCCTTGCAGACCGAATCCCCGACCGCCCTCTCGCTCGCCCTCGATCCGTCCTGGCCAGCGGTCACCCTATCGCAGGCGCAGGAGATGCTGACCGTGGCCGGCGGCAAGTTCGAGATCGAGACGATCGCAATTCGCGGCGTGCCGACGCGCGTGTGGAAGAACGCGCCGCCGAACCTGTCCTGGCTGATCCAGGCCGCGCGCGCCTACGGCCAGAACGTGTTCACCGTGTATGAGGACGAGCGCGTCACGTTCGAAGCGAATTACCGCGCGGTGGCGACGCTGGCGGCGAAAATGCTGGGCATGGGGATCGGGCGCGGCGACCGCGTCGCCATCGCGATGCGCAACCTGCCGGAATGGCCGGTGATCTTCTTCGCGGCCGCGAGCATCGGCGCGATCGTCGTGCCGTTGAATGCGTGGTGGACGGCGGGCGAACTTGAATATGGCATCGACGATTCAGGTGCGCGGCTGCTGTTCGTCGATGACGAACGGCATCAGCGGCTGGTCGAGGCCGGGCTGGCCCTGCCGGCGGTGGAGCAGGTGATCGTGTCGCGTGCGTCGGGGGCGCTGGACGGGCGGGCATCGCGGCTGGAGGATCTGATAGGCACGCCGCACGATTACGCCGCGTTGCCGGATATTGATTTCCCGCAAATCGAGATCGCGCCGGACGACGATGCGACGATCTTCTATACCAGCGGGACGACCGGGCATCCGAAGGGCGCGCTGGGCACGCATCGCAATCTGATGACCAACATCCTGTCGGGCGGCTATGCCGGCGCGCGGTCCTCGCTGCGGCGGGGCGAGGCGATCCCCGAGCCGACGCCGCGCACGATGCTGACGGTAATTCCCTTGTTCCATGTCACGGCGTGCAGCGCGAGCCTGATGGGCGTGATCGCCACCGGATCCAAGATGATCTTCATGCGCAAATGGGACGTCGTGCGCGCGATGGAGATCATCGAGCGCGAAAAGGTGAACATCACCGGCGGCGTGCCGACGATCGCCTGGCAGCTGATCGAGCATCCCGACCGGCACAAATACGATCTCTCCTCGATCGAGGCGATCGCTTACGGGGGCGCGCCGTCCGCACCCGAGCTGGTGCGGCGCATCCATGAGGAATTCGGCGCGCTGCCCGGTAATGGCTGGGGCATGACCGAGACGATGGCGACGGTGACGAGCCATGCGGCCGAGGATTACCTCAACCGCCCGACCAGCGCCGGGCCACCGGTGGCGGTCGCCGACCTGAAGATCATGGCCGACGACGGCACGACCGAACTGGCGACCGGCGAGGTCGGCGAACTCTGGGCGCGCGGGCCGATGATCGTGAAGGGCTATTGGAACAAGCCCGAGGCGAGCGCGGAGACGTTCGTCGACGGGTGGGTGCGCACCGGCGATCTCGCGCGGCTGGACGAGGAGGGATTCCTCTACGTCGTGGACCGGGCGAAGGACATGATCATCCGCGGCGGCGAGAACATCTATTCGAGCGAGGTGGAGAACGTGCTGTACGAACACCCCGCCGTCACCGACTGCGCGCTGATCGGTATCCCGCACCGCACTTTGGGCGAGGAGCCGGCGGCGGTCGTGCATCTGGCGCCGGGCATGGAGGCGAGCGAGGCGGAACTGCAGGCGTGGGTGAAGGCGCGGCTCGCGGTGTTCAAGACGCCGGTGGCGATCCGCTTCGTGCACGAGACGTTGCCGAGGAATGCGAACGGCAAGATCCTGAAGAAGGATCTGAAGGTGTTGTTCGAGGACCGGGTGGGCGTGGCGGCGTGACGGTCTTGCCGGCTGAAGCGGCCGATGCGTCCGTCATCTGAGCATCTTCGGGCATCGCCCTAAGTCCGAAAGTGGCTTGGCCCCCTTATCGGGATGCGGCCAGTGCGACGACGCTCTTCACCGCTCGCTCCCAACCATCGAGGCGATCCTGTCGGACATCGGCGCTCATCGCCGGCCTGAACGTCTCCACCTTGGCGCGCAGCACGCTCGCGGCCGCCAGATCCTTGAACAGGCCGCAGCCGATGCCGGCCAGCATCGCCGCGCCCAAGGCGGTGGTTTCGGCGAATTCGGGGCGTTCGACGTCCACGTCGAGGATGTCCGCCATGTCCTGCGCCATCCAGTCATTGGAGACCATGCCGCCGTCGATGCGGACGCATTTCCAGTCGATGCCGTCGGCGGCGAAGGCGGTCTTCAGGTCATGCGCCTGATGCGCCATCGCCTCCAAAGCGGCGCGGACGATATGAGCCCTGGCCGTAGAGAAACTGAGGCCGGAGATCGTGCCGCGGGCCTCCGGCTCCCACCACGGCGCGCCGAGGCCGGATAGAGCGGGGACCAGATAGGTGCCGCCATTGTCGGGCACGCTGCGCGCGAGCGCCTCGGTCTCGGCGGCGTTGCCGATCAGGCCGAGCGAGTCGCGGAGCCATTTGACCAGGCTGCCGGCGACGAACACCGAGCCCTCCAGCGCATAGGCGCGGCGGCCATCGATCTGCCATGCGATGGTCGAGAGCAGGCGGTTGCGCGAGGTCGGAGGGGTGGGGCCGGCCTGCGTCAGGACGAAGGCACCGGTGCCGAAAGTCGCCTTGGTCTCGCCGATCTCGAGGCAGGACTGGCCGATCGTCGCGGCCTGCTGGTCGCCGGCGATGCCGCAGATCGGGATCGCGGCGCCGAACAGGCTGGTCTCGCCGAATCGGCCGGCGCAATCGACGATTTCGGGCAGCGCCTTGCGCGGCGTGCCGAACAATTCGATCAGGCCGTCGTCCCAATGGCCGCTGCCGATCGCCATCAAGGCGGTGCGGCTGGCGTTGGTCGCGTCAGTGACATGGACGCCGCCGCGCTTTTCGGTGGCGGTCAGTTTCCAGATCAGCCACGATTCGATCGTGCCGACCGCGAGCCGATCGCCCGCCTCCTTCAGTTGCGGCCAGTTCTCCATCGCCCAGCCGATTTTGCTGCCGGAGAAATAGGGATCGAGCAGCAGGCCGGTCTTGGCCTGCACGGCGGGCTCGTTGCCGGCCTCCTTCAATTCCCGACAGCGCGCTGCGGTACGGCGGTCCTGCCAGACGATCGCGGGGGCGAGCGGTTCGCCCGTATCGCGGTCCCAGAACACGATCGTCTCGCGCTGGTTGGTGATACCGATCGCGGCGATGCGGTCCGCGCCGCCGGCCTTTTCGATCACCTTGCGGGTGACGGCGAGCGTCTTGTCCCAGATTTCGGCGGCGTCGTGTTCGACCCGGCCCGGTTCGGGATAATGCTGCGTGAGTTCCTCGGACTGGACGGCGGTGCAGGTGCCGTCGGGCTGGAACAGCATGGCACGGGTCGATGTGGTGCCTTCGTCGATGACCAAGATGAGTTTGCTCATACGCTTCACGCTAGCCGGGATTACAAGCCGGGGGAATGCCGCTAGGGTCGTGCGCGGAGAAGGTGAACGATGACCCCGGTAAGCGACGATACGACGCCCCCCTTGCCGCCCGCCGTGCCCACGTCGGGGGCGTTCGGCCTGCCGCTTGCCGGCGGCCCGGACGGACGAGACGATGGCGGGGAGGATGCGCGGATCGCGCAGCGGCGCGACCGGCTGCTTGCCGCGCTGACGCTGATCTCGGGGATCGGCCTCGCGCTCGCGACACCGTTCGCGCTGAAGGCGGGGGCGGAATTCTTCCTGCCGACGACGACCGCGCTGGTGATCGCGATCGCGCTGATCCCCTTGCTCGAATGGCTGGAGCGCAGGCGCGTGCCGTCGCCGCTGGCGGCCTTGTTCTGCGTGCTGATGTTCCTGATCGTCGCGAACATCGCGCTGGCGGCGATCGTCGTGCCGGCGACGGAATTCTTCCGCCTGCTGCCCACGCGCATCGATCGCATCCAGAGCAACCTGGCGCCGTTGCTCGATCTGTATTCGAGCCTCGAAAAATACGTGAACCGCACGCTGCGCCAGATCGCCTCCACGCCGATCAAGCCCGCGCCGACCGCCGGTGTCGCGCCGCCGAGCTCGATCCTGGAACTCGCCGCGACGTCCGCGCCGGCGGTGCTGATCCAGTTGTTCTTCGGCATCCTGACCGCGTATTTCTTCCTCGCCGGGTGGACGCGGATGCGCAAGCGCACGATCACCAGCCGGACCAGCTTCGGCGGGGCGATGGCGACGGCGCGGGTGATCCAGGACGTGGTCGACGACGTGTCGTCCTATCTGGGCACGATCACCGCGATCAACATCGCACTGGGGCTGTGCATCGCGGGGGCACTGTACGCGCTGGGCATGCCGTTTCCATTGATGTGGGGCGGCATCGTCGTGCTGCTGAACTATGTGCCGTATTTCGGGCCGGTGGTGGCGGCGCTGCTGCTGGCGGTGGGCGGGCTGATGACCTTCTCGGACATCTGGGTCGCGCTGGCACCGCCGGCGATCATGTACGGGCTACACCTGATCGAGGCGAACGTGGTGACGCCGCTGATCGTCGGGCACCGGCTGACGATCAATCCGATCATGATCCTCATCTCGATCAGCTTCTGGGGCTGGGTGTGGGGCACGACGGGGGCGCTGCTCGCGGTGCCGCTGCTGATCATCCTGCAGACCGTGATCGGCGCGGCGGGCAAGCCGGATATCGCCGGCTTCCTGTTCGAACACGGCACGCTGACGCAGCAGAGAAAGCGGCGTGGGCGGGAGATCGATCCGAGCGTCGACGTCTGAGAATATTTGTGCGCGGGGTGGGCAGAAACCGCGTTGACAGGGTGCTCGCCCACGCATAGTGAGCCGCCTCCACGCTTTACAAGCGGGTGTAGCTCAGTTGGTTAGAGCGCCGGCCTGTCACGCCGGAGGTCGCGGGTTCGAGCCCCGTCACTCGCGCCATTGCCCTGTAGGGGCATGGTTGGAGGTGGTTTTCCACACGTAAGACGTCATGCTGAACTTGTTTCAGCATCGAGGCGCGATCAGTGGATTTCAAAGACGGTGTCGGTTTGGCGGGTGACCGCGCATGGATCCTGAAACGAGTTCAGGATGACGGCATCTTTCTTGGCCGGCCTACCGCCAGCGCCCGGTTTCCATCCATTGCAGCAGGCGGCGCATCGGCAGCACCCAGAGCCAGACGATGCCGGTGAAGACGTAGAATACGAGCTGAAGCAGCCAGTGCCATTCGGCGACGACGTTGGACAGGCT is a window of Sphingomonas sp. Leaf357 DNA encoding:
- a CDS encoding acyl-CoA dehydrogenase family protein, giving the protein MTDTNLDQFRTETRAWLAENCPPEMREPVRSEKDAVWGGRDQSMLTPAQKSWMDAMASKGWTVPDWPKAYGGGGLTPAETKVLREEMAAIRARNPLNSFGISMLGPALLKYGTEEQKLTHLTKIARGEIRWCQGYSEPNAGSDLASLATSAESDGDDYIVNGQKVWTSYADKADWIFCLVRTDKTNKQGGISFVLFDMASEGVSTKPILLISGYSPFCETFFDNVRVPKANRVYEENKGWDVAKYLLGHEREMISGMGLASTGGNPLIDGAIATVGLDHDGKLADPLLRANIAMFEVRARAFGMMSERFIDELKAGRAHPAQPSMMKYYGTELNKSRYELMMSAGGSDALEWESDRSSGGGTPRAWLRTKANSIEGGTSEVQLNIIAKRILELPST
- a CDS encoding 3-hydroxyacyl-CoA dehydrogenase NAD-binding domain-containing protein; this encodes MTSPITTERHDDVLVIISNNPPVNALGAAVRQGLEAGLKEAAADAAIKAVVIRCDGRTFFAGADITEFGKPMVGPGLGEVIEQIEASDKPVIAAIHGTALGGGCEVTLGCHYRIAVPSAKIGTPEVKLGLLPGAGGTQRIPRIAGVPLALEMTAKGDPISAKKALDAGLIDRLAGEDSLIADAIAFAREVADVKPLPIASQKTAKADPEAVAAFKKENARKFRGFDAPAANIACVEKAADGSSFEDGIAFERQEFMKLMMGTQSAAQRHIFFAERQAAKIDGIAADIALRPINKVGVIGAGTMGGGISMNFLSAGIPVTIVEMAQEALDRGTGVIRKNYEASAAKGRLKPEQVEAAMGALTPTLDFSALADCDLIIEAVYENMDVKKEIFAKLDGICKPGAILASNTSYLDVNEIAAATSRPQDVVGMHFFSPANVMKLLEVVRGAKTADDVLATVMALSKKIRKVAVVAGVCDGFIGNRMLKPRQVEAMKLLMEGATPEQIDKVHVAFGMPMGPFQMSDLAGVDIGWHRDPNRIESIRDALAAEGRWGQKTQKGFYDYDEKRNPTPSPRVAEIIEDFRSKSNLRKREISDEEIIEKTLYTMVNEGALILEEKMAQRASDIDVVWIYGYGWPVYRGGPMFWADTEGLPKIVAGLEKHGFTVAELLKSKAESGGKFN
- a CDS encoding serine hydrolase domain-containing protein, with amino-acid sequence MKIAKPDKLGFDGSRLARIDALLKERYIDSGKLANTQILLARDGEIVHFGSQGPAREGGKPVDEGSLFRVASMTKPITSIAFMMLVEEGKVAIDTPVHHVLPEFKDIGVFNGGGGDVPFGTLPTAEPMRMVDLLRHTSGLTYGFQYRSNVDAAYRAGKIDNWHGNHDLDGFVGALARLPLEFSPGTSWNYSVSTDVLGAVVQRVSGLPLADFFATRIFAPLKMHDTFFAVPADKIDRLTDCYAFVPGANGSKGGRVMYDRGAESLWANMPKLVSGGGGLVSSALDYHRFNTMLLNGGELDGARLVGRKTIDLMTMNHLPGGSDLSRMSKSLFSEAANAGTGFGLGFAVNIDVARSMIPGSVGEYYWGGMFSTAFFVDPVERLTMVFMTQMSPSSTYPIRRELKTLIYSALT
- a CDS encoding class I adenylate-forming enzyme family protein; translation: MQTESPTALSLALDPSWPAVTLSQAQEMLTVAGGKFEIETIAIRGVPTRVWKNAPPNLSWLIQAARAYGQNVFTVYEDERVTFEANYRAVATLAAKMLGMGIGRGDRVAIAMRNLPEWPVIFFAAASIGAIVVPLNAWWTAGELEYGIDDSGARLLFVDDERHQRLVEAGLALPAVEQVIVSRASGALDGRASRLEDLIGTPHDYAALPDIDFPQIEIAPDDDATIFYTSGTTGHPKGALGTHRNLMTNILSGGYAGARSSLRRGEAIPEPTPRTMLTVIPLFHVTACSASLMGVIATGSKMIFMRKWDVVRAMEIIEREKVNITGGVPTIAWQLIEHPDRHKYDLSSIEAIAYGGAPSAPELVRRIHEEFGALPGNGWGMTETMATVTSHAAEDYLNRPTSAGPPVAVADLKIMADDGTTELATGEVGELWARGPMIVKGYWNKPEASAETFVDGWVRTGDLARLDEEGFLYVVDRAKDMIIRGGENIYSSEVENVLYEHPAVTDCALIGIPHRTLGEEPAAVVHLAPGMEASEAELQAWVKARLAVFKTPVAIRFVHETLPRNANGKILKKDLKVLFEDRVGVAA
- the glpK gene encoding glycerol kinase GlpK, with the protein product MSKLILVIDEGTTSTRAMLFQPDGTCTAVQSEELTQHYPEPGRVEHDAAEIWDKTLAVTRKVIEKAGGADRIAAIGITNQRETIVFWDRDTGEPLAPAIVWQDRRTAARCRELKEAGNEPAVQAKTGLLLDPYFSGSKIGWAMENWPQLKEAGDRLAVGTIESWLIWKLTATEKRGGVHVTDATNASRTALMAIGSGHWDDGLIELFGTPRKALPEIVDCAGRFGETSLFGAAIPICGIAGDQQAATIGQSCLEIGETKATFGTGAFVLTQAGPTPPTSRNRLLSTIAWQIDGRRAYALEGSVFVAGSLVKWLRDSLGLIGNAAETEALARSVPDNGGTYLVPALSGLGAPWWEPEARGTISGLSFSTARAHIVRAALEAMAHQAHDLKTAFAADGIDWKCVRIDGGMVSNDWMAQDMADILDVDVERPEFAETTALGAAMLAGIGCGLFKDLAAASVLRAKVETFRPAMSADVRQDRLDGWERAVKSVVALAASR
- a CDS encoding AI-2E family transporter; this encodes MTPVSDDTTPPLPPAVPTSGAFGLPLAGGPDGRDDGGEDARIAQRRDRLLAALTLISGIGLALATPFALKAGAEFFLPTTTALVIAIALIPLLEWLERRRVPSPLAALFCVLMFLIVANIALAAIVVPATEFFRLLPTRIDRIQSNLAPLLDLYSSLEKYVNRTLRQIASTPIKPAPTAGVAPPSSILELAATSAPAVLIQLFFGILTAYFFLAGWTRMRKRTITSRTSFGGAMATARVIQDVVDDVSSYLGTITAINIALGLCIAGALYALGMPFPLMWGGIVVLLNYVPYFGPVVAALLLAVGGLMTFSDIWVALAPPAIMYGLHLIEANVVTPLIVGHRLTINPIMILISISFWGWVWGTTGALLAVPLLIILQTVIGAAGKPDIAGFLFEHGTLTQQRKRRGREIDPSVDV
- a CDS encoding DUF2842 domain-containing protein, encoding MTPSWRKPAGMLFILLLIAIWVIGVASLSNVVAEWHWLLQLVFYVFTGIVWLWVLPMRRLLQWMETGRWR